The Thermoproteota archaeon genome segment TTGAGGAACGTGTCTGGCGACTTTAGCTCGCTCCCCAACCAAGACCAGAAGGGTGTTCTGACCTTGTTCAGATAATAGGGGACTCCGTCAGCGAAGCCATATATCTCCACTAGCTCTTCCCAGCTTGAGGAGGGGAAGAACTCTCTGAGGTAGGGGAACCTCAGAGGACCCAGCCTGAGGGTGGAAGTCCTCCTGCCGTACAATGGGCTCTTGTATGAGAGGACCTTATCCTTCATCATGGAGACTGAAGATATCCTTCATCATGGAGACTGAAGAACCGCACAAAATCAGCTTCGTCCTAGTATCGCGCAGGTGCAAGTCCACTATCCTCTGGAAGACCGAAACGACGCTGGGATCCTCCTTCACCATGTTGAGGAACTCGTCTATGACCACTATCCTGTCCCTCAGGAAGGCGAATATGGATTCCCAATCCTCCATCGCGTAGCTGACCTCAGGAACGATGCGAGAGGCTATCAGCTTGAAATACCTTAAGTTACCGCCCTCCACGGCCAAATAATAGATGTAATCCTTTCCCTTGACAGCTTCCAAGATGAGACGGGTCTTCCCTATTCTCCTCCTCCCCATCACCACTATGAACTCGAACGAGTCAGATTCCAGCCTCTCTTTCAGGGCTTCCAGCTCCTCCTTCCTGTCAACAACATGATAATTCTTATTATGATAATTTATGTTATCATTATTTTAGGTTTATCGTCCGCCCAGCTGGGTTCAGCTCAGCAGAGCTTGGCTCCGCATATCACGTAGTAGTCCTCTTCCTCCTCCATGTGAATGACCTGTATATAGTGGTCCACGGAGGACATTACCTCTTCCATGATCCTTGACACCCTCTCCCTCCCGTGAGGATTGTACTTGGAGTCGGGGGTCCAGTCCATTAAGACCAGCCTGCCGGTGCATCTGAGCACCCTCCTGAACTCGCCAAGTGCTGCCTGGACGTCGGTGAGATGGTGCATCGTGGCAACGGTGGAGAGCAGATCAAAGGATTCATTCCTGAAGGGCAGGCTCTCGGCCCTAGCCTGAACGAAGTGAACCCCTTGAGGAACCCTGTTCGATGCGGAGAGCTCGGGATCAACTGTCACTATCGTGGAATCTGAGAAAACATCCAAAAGGAGGGATAGGTTAGCTCCGAAACCTGTACCTACCTCTAGAACGTTCTTTTCCGCTCTCCTCATGTACAGGTCTATCAGGAGGTCCTTCCAATCCATCATTGAGGTTGGGGGGGAGCATATTATTTAAGGGACCCTCTAGCTCAGGGGGAGGAGCTTGAAACTGGAGGATCTCTTCTGGGCTTCGGTGCTGATCGCATCGCTGATATCCGTTATCCTGCACATAACCGGTATGGAGGGCTTGGATTCGCTTCTACTCCTTTTACTGATAGCCATGATCTCCTCATATACGGTGTGGGAGGGGCTCCACGAGAGGAAGGTGGAGCTAGAGCATGCGGTTAACCTGCTGATGGTCGGAGTTGGCGCCCTCACCTACTGGCTAGACCTCCACCTTGAGGGTACCCTCCTCCTCGGGATGTTCGGACTGGCCGAGATACTGGAGCATGTAGCAATGAAGAGGGCCGAGTCCGGGTTGAAGGAGTTGATGGAGTACCTTCCGAGGAAGGCCAAGGTGGAGAGGGACGGTTCCCTCATAGAGGTGGAGTTCGATTCCATAAGGAGGGGTGACCTAGTGGTTGTGGCTAGGGGCGAGAGGGTCCCCGTGGATGGTCTGGTGGTCAGGGGCAGGGGTCACCTAGACCAGTCAGTGGTGACCGGCGAGCCCCTACCTGTGGGGGTGGAGGTGGACAGCTACGTTCACTCCGGCTCCCTCTTGGTCGAGGGAAGCCTGATCATCAGAGCCCTGAATGTTGGGAGGGAGGCATTCATCTCGCGCATACTCGCCATGGTGGAGGAGTTTAGGGAGAGGAAGTCCTCCGGAGAAAGGCTGGTCCAGAGGTTCAGCAAGTACTACCTCCCGTCGATGCTCGCCCTCTCTGCGCTGGCATGGGCCCTCCTAGGGGTGAGAGCGGCCATAGTCTTGGTCGCCGTCGCCTGTCCAAGCGCCTTCCTCGTCGCCGCTCCGGCCACGACCCTCACATCGCTGGCTGTGGCTGCGAGGAGAGGAGTTCTGTTCAAGGGATCCGCTCCTGTCGAGATGGCCGCCAAGGTAAGGATTGTAGCCATAGACAAGACCGGTACTCTCACACTGGGGAGGTTGGTGGTGAGGGAGTTACACATGGATGTGGAGGATTTCAGACTGTTAGCCTCTCTGGAGCTGGCCTCGCAGCATCCCGTGGCCAGAGCTCTTGTGGAGGAAGCCAAGAGGATGGGCCTGAAGCTCTCGATACCCGAGGAGGTGGAGGAGGTACCGGGCGAGGGGATAAAGGGGTTAGTAGAGGGAGCGGAGGTGGTCGCCGGGAGGGCGTCCTTCGTCGGGGTTGAGGAGGCTATGGGTGGGAGCGTCGTCGTTCATGCCTCGGTGAGGGAGAGGTACGGCTACGTGTCGCTCGGGGATGAGGTGAATCCCATGGCTAGGGAGGTGGTCGAACGACTGAAAGAGATGGATCTCCGCGTTGCCATGCTCACCGGTGACAGGGAGGAGAGCGCCAGACCGGTAGCCGAGGGCTTGGGGATCCACGAGCTCTATGCGGATCTCTCCCCAGAAGGGAAGGTGGAGATCGTCAGGAGGCTGAAGGAGTTCGGGTGTGTCGCGATGGTCGGTGACGGGATAAATGATGCCCCAGCTCTCGCTGCGGCCGACTTGGGTGTGGCCGTCGGCAGTTTGGAGGCCTCGATCGAGGCGGGCGATGTGGCCCTCGTGTCAGGCATCCCGTCACTGCCATGGCTGTTCAGGGCTTCTAGGTCCGTAGCATCTACCTTCTGGTCGAAT includes the following:
- a CDS encoding class I SAM-dependent methyltransferase yields the protein MDWKDLLIDLYMRRAEKNVLEVGTGFGANLSLLLDVFSDSTIVTVDPELSASNRVPQGVHFVQARAESLPFRNESFDLLSTVATMHHLTDVQAALGEFRRVLRCTGRLVLMDWTPDSKYNPHGRERVSRIMEEVMSSVDHYIQVIHMEEEEDYYVICGAKLC
- a CDS encoding heavy metal translocating P-type ATPase — its product is MKLEDLFWASVLIASLISVILHITGMEGLDSLLLLLLIAMISSYTVWEGLHERKVELEHAVNLLMVGVGALTYWLDLHLEGTLLLGMFGLAEILEHVAMKRAESGLKELMEYLPRKAKVERDGSLIEVEFDSIRRGDLVVVARGERVPVDGLVVRGRGHLDQSVVTGEPLPVGVEVDSYVHSGSLLVEGSLIIRALNVGREAFISRILAMVEEFRERKSSGERLVQRFSKYYLPSMLALSALAWALLGVRAAIVLVAVACPSAFLVAAPATTLTSLAVAARRGVLFKGSAPVEMAAKVRIVAIDKTGTLTLGRLVVRELHMDVEDFRLLASLELASQHPVARALVEEAKRMGLKLSIPEEVEEVPGEGIKGLVEGAEVVAGRASFVGVEEAMGGSVVVHASVRERYGYVSLGDEVNPMAREVVERLKEMDLRVAMLTGDREESARPVAEGLGIHELYADLSPEGKVEIVRRLKEFGCVAMVGDGINDAPALAAADLGVAVGSLEASIEAGDVALVSGIPSLPWLFRASRSVASTFWSNMALVGIFKAVAALLGVIGYIPLWAAVALGDDGGLLLVMANLVGLAREILREG